In Gossypium arboreum isolate Shixiya-1 chromosome 5, ASM2569848v2, whole genome shotgun sequence, a single genomic region encodes these proteins:
- the LOC108485005 gene encoding UDP-glycosyltransferase 91C1-like: MDRIKKLHIAMFPWLAYGHTMPFLKVSKFLAQNGHRISYISTPKNISRLPKLPPHLSSNITFVEFSLPQVDGLPPGVESTAEVPIENVPYLKNAYDKLQGPLTEFLKNSNVNWIIHDFEPYWLPGVAAPLGINLVLFCLFNATALAFLGPPSALLGEFRKRPEEFTVVPEWIDYPCNIALKHHEIVNHIKCMDDVSDFQRMGQLIQGSQFVTTRACFEFEPDEIKLLIKLYQKPVVPVGLLPPSLPSNEDKRDDKWDATKSWLDSKGEKSVFYIALGSEVNLSEESMRQLAFGIEKSNLPFIWAVRKRPMDEGLIDNIIPPGFEERVSNRGLVLRDWAPQLRILAHSSVGGFLTHCGWSSIIEALKFGRALIVFSGASADQGLNARLLHGRKVGIEIERNVMDGSFTSDLVAKTIRQVLVEPEGEAIRANAWAMKEIFDNEELSNNYLDGFTRFIEEFAPSACRTQIS; encoded by the coding sequence ATGGACAGAATAAAAAAGCTTCACATAGCGATGTTCCCTTGGCTAGCTTATGGTCATACAATGCCATTTCTCAAGGTTTCCAAATTCTTAGCTCAAAACGGTCATCGTATATCCTATATTTCCACCCCTAAAAACATTAGTCGCCTCCCTAAACTTCCCCCACATCTGTCATCTAACATAACTTTTGTCGAGTTTTCTCTTCCCCAGGTTGATGGCTTACCACCGGGAGTTGAGTCCACTGCTGAGGTACCTATCGAAAATGTCCCTTACCTTAAAAACGCATATGACAAGCTCCAAGGCCCTTTAACTGAATTCCTCAAAAACTCAAACGTCAATTGGATAATCCATGACTTTGAGCCTTACTGGTTACCTGGAGTTGCTGCTCCACTCGGCATCAATTTGGTTTTATTCTGCTTATTCAATGCCACTGCCCTAGCTTTCTTGGGTCCACCATCAGCTTTGCTTGGTGAGTTCCGGAAACGGCCAGAAGAATTCACAGTGGTCCCTGAGTGGATAGATTATCCTTGCAACATAGCTTTGAAGCACCACGAGATAGTGAACCACATAAAATGCATGGACGATGTATCTGATTTCCAACGGATGGGACAATTGATTCAAGGCTCCCAATTTGTAACTACTCGCGCGTGCTTCGAGTTCGAACCAGACGAGATTAAATTGCTTATTAAACTTTACCAAAAGCCTGTTGTTCCTGTAGGGTTGCTGCCTCCATCACTGCCATCAAACGAGGACAAAAGAGATGATAAATGGGACGCTACAAAAAGCTGGCTTGATAGCAAAGGAGAGAAGTCAGTTTTCTATATCGCCCTTGGCAGTGAAGTGAATCTGAGTGAAGAGTCCATGCGGCAGTTGGCATTCGGGATAGAGAAATCCAATTTGCCCTTTATTTGGGCAGTAAGGAAACGCCCAATGGATGAAGGGCTAATCGATAACATAATCCCTCCAGGGTTCGAAGAACGAGTTTCAAACAGGGGCCTGGTTTTGAGGGATTGGGCACCTCAGTTACGGATATTAGCCCACTCCTCTGTCGGGGGTTTCTTAACTCACTGTGGTTGGAGCTCAATAATCGAGGCACTCAAGTTTGGCCGAGCTTTGATAGTGTTTTCTGGGGCAAGTGCGGATCAGGGGTTGAACGCTAGGTTGCTGCATGGGAGAAAGGTTGGAATAGAAATAGAGAGAAATGTAATGGACGGTTCGTTTACAAGCGACTTGGTGGCTAAGACGATTAGGCAAGTGCTGGTGGAACCAGAAGGAGAGGCGATTAGGGCAAATGCGTGGGCAATGAAAGAGATTTTTGACAATGAAGAGTTAAGTAATAACTACTTGGATGGATTCACTCGGTTCATTGAAGAGTTTGCACCTTCAGCTTGCCGTACCCAGATTAGTTAA
- the LOC108485004 gene encoding UDP-glycosyltransferase 91D1-like has protein sequence MGPPSALLGDLQQRPEDFKAVPEDPCNIAIYEAPRDSELPTVHGRLLFQKPAVPVGLLPPSLHWLDSKGEKSVFQIALGSEVNLSEDSMHQLAFGIEKSNLPYIWVVRKLPAGEGQMDDIIPPEFEERVSNSGLVLRDWEPHSVIEALKFGRALIVFSGASADQGLNARLLHGRKVGLEIERNETDGSFTSDLVAETIRQVMMEPKGEAIRANAWAMREIFDNEELSKNCLDGFTWIIEEFAPSACHSQV, from the exons ATGGGTCCACCATCAGCTTTGCTCGGTGATCTCCAGCAGCGGCCAGAAGACTTCAAAGCCGTTCCCGAGGACCCTTGTAATATAGCTATATATGAAGCTCCACGAGACAGTGAACTACCAACAGTGCATGGACGAT TGCTGTTCCAGAAGCCTGCTGTTCCAGTGGGGTTGTTGCCTCCATCACTGCA TTGGCTTGATAGCAAAGGAGAGAAGTCAGTTTTCCAAATCGCCCTTGGCAGTGAAGTGAATCTGAGTGAAGATTCCATGCACCAGTTGGCATTTGGAATAGAGAAATCCAACTTACCCTATATTTGGGTAGTAAGGAAACTCCCAGCGGGTGAAGGACAGATGGATGACATAATCCCTCCAGAGTTTGAAGAACGAGTTTCTAACAGCGGCCTGGTGTTGAGGGATTGGGAACCTCA TTCAGTAATCGAGGCACTCAAGTTCGGCCGGGCTTTGATAGTGTTTTCTGGGGCAAGTGCGGATCAGGGGTTGAACGCTAGGTTGCTGCATGGGAGGAAGGTTGGGTTAGAAATAGAGAGAAATGAAACGGACGGTTCATTTACAAGCGACTTGGTGGCCGAGACGATTAGACAAGTGATGATGGAACCAAAAGGAGAGGCGATTAGGGCAAATGCGTGGGCAATGAGAGAGATTTTCGACAATGAAGAGTTGAGTAAGAACTGCTTGGATGGATTCACTTGGATCATCGAAGAATTTGCACCTTCAGCTTGCCATAGTCAGGTTTAA